From a single Deinococcus betulae genomic region:
- a CDS encoding helix-turn-helix domain-containing protein, with protein sequence MPASAARLRFAAHVRRLRKLARWSQEDLGDHAGIHRTYIGAIERGEANVTLDHMQRLADALQVDVSELLQPSV encoded by the coding sequence ATGCCTGCCAGTGCCGCCCGTCTGCGCTTCGCCGCCCATGTGCGGCGCTTGCGGAAACTGGCGCGTTGGTCGCAAGAGGATCTGGGTGATCATGCTGGTATTCATCGCACATATATCGGGGCCATTGAGCGAGGTGAGGCCAATGTGACACTTGATCACATGCAGCGACTCGCCGATGCCCTACAGGTCGATGTCAGTGAGCTTCTCCAGCCCAGTGTGTAG